One region of Indicator indicator isolate 239-I01 chromosome 35, UM_Iind_1.1, whole genome shotgun sequence genomic DNA includes:
- the SRSF3 gene encoding serine/arginine-rich splicing factor 3 translates to MHRDSCPLDCKVYVGNLGNNGNKTELERAFGYYGPLRSVWVARNPPGFAFVEFEDPRDAADAVRELDGRTLCGCRVRVELSNGEKRSRNRGPPPSWGRRPRDDYRRRSPPPRRRSPRRRSFSRSRSRSLSRDRRRERSLSRERNHKPSRSFSRSRSRSRSNERK, encoded by the exons ATGCATCGTGACTCTTGTCCGCTGGACTGCAAGGTTTATGTGGGTAACCTTGGAAACAATGGCAACAAAACCGAACTAGAGCGAGCTTTTGGCTACTATGGACCATTGCGCAGTGTATGGGTGGCAAGGAATCCTCCCGGGTTTGCCTTTGTGGAGTTCGAAGATCCACGAGATGCAGCTGATGCAGTAAGAGAATTAGATGGAAG AACCCTGTGTGGGTGCCGTGTCAGAGTGGAGCTCTCCAATGGCGAGAAGCGGAGTCGGAACCGTGGGCCACCTCCATCCTGGGGCAGGCGTCCTCGAGATGACTACCGCAGGAGAAGTCCTCCTCCTCGTCGCAG ATCACCGCGAAGGAGAAGCTTTTCTCGGAGCCGCAGCAG gtccctctccagagacagaagaagagagaggtcACTCTCACGGGAGAGGAATCACAAGCCTTCTCGCTCCTTCTCCAGGTCTCGCAG TCGCTCCAGGTCAAACGAGAGGAAATAG